One region of Oxalobacteraceae bacterium OTU3CAMAD1 genomic DNA includes:
- the miaA gene encoding tRNA (adenosine(37)-N6)-dimethylallyltransferase MiaA has product MNAPVSKPLAVAIMGPTASGKTASALAIAQRIPSEIISVDSALVYRGMDIGTAKPTREERAAAPHHLIDILDPLDSYSVAQFRTDTLRLVDQIVARGNLPLLVGGTMLYFKGLADGLDDLPGADPALRVELEEEAARIGWPAMHAKLAILDPETAARLAPNDAQRIQRALEICALSGKPMSELLALREKTELPFELLSFALEPSDRAVLHQRIARRFDIMLEESEDGNLITEVEVLRRRGDLHPGLPSMRCVGYRQAWEYLDGTIDYASMRETGIIATRQLAKRQLTWLRSMPERVALDCLAPDPAGAMLARIAEKLG; this is encoded by the coding sequence ATGAACGCACCTGTTTCAAAGCCGCTGGCGGTGGCCATCATGGGACCGACGGCGTCCGGCAAAACCGCGTCGGCGCTGGCGATCGCGCAGCGCATCCCGTCCGAGATCATCTCCGTCGATTCGGCGCTGGTGTATCGCGGCATGGACATCGGCACCGCCAAGCCCACGCGCGAGGAGCGCGCGGCCGCGCCGCATCACCTCATCGACATCCTCGACCCGCTCGATTCGTATTCGGTGGCGCAGTTCCGCACCGATACCCTGCGGCTGGTCGACCAGATCGTCGCACGCGGCAACCTGCCCTTGCTGGTCGGCGGCACCATGCTGTACTTCAAAGGGCTGGCCGATGGCCTGGACGACCTGCCTGGCGCCGATCCGGCCCTGCGCGTGGAACTGGAAGAAGAAGCCGCGCGCATCGGCTGGCCGGCGATGCATGCGAAGTTGGCGATACTCGACCCGGAGACGGCGGCGCGGCTGGCGCCCAACGACGCCCAGCGCATCCAGCGCGCGCTGGAGATCTGCGCCCTGAGCGGCAAACCGATGTCCGAGCTGCTGGCGCTGCGGGAGAAGACGGAACTGCCGTTCGAGCTGCTGTCGTTCGCGCTGGAGCCGTCGGACCGCGCGGTGCTCCATCAGCGCATCGCGCGCCGCTTCGACATCATGCTGGAAGAATCGGAAGACGGTAATCTGATCACGGAAGTTGAAGTACTGCGGCGGCGCGGCGACCTGCATCCGGGACTGCCGTCGATGCGCTGTGTCGGCTACCGGCAAGCGTGGGAGTATCTGGACGGGACAATCGACTACGCGAGCATGCGCGAGACGGGCATCATCGCCACCCGCCAGCTGGCCAAGCGCCAGTTGACGTGGTTGCGCTCCATGCCGGAGCGCGTGGCGCTGGACTGCCTGGCGCCCGATCCGGCCGGCGCCATGCTGGCGCGGATCGCCGAAAAGCTGGGATAG
- a CDS encoding glycoside hydrolase family 31 protein, with protein sequence MKLLSTRSALTVLAFTSFFTFAAHAAPLVTLDRSGAWVSVQAYGPNIVHVSIAADKAEALKAPGYGIIAEHADASAFKHTAGADGDTFSSSALTLHVNAAPPPRVPSTGEKYFAPQLAPVGLQVKNAKGETILSMNGWEMSPQTVNTEKTYQVGASFAAPADEHYYGMGQNQESTGALDLRGRTIDCAHWYDAPAGETVCVPFMVSSKSYGIVWDNPSATRFVAGINGRTVFQSKVGERVSFFVITGDKPETLYSGYARLTGKTPIPPKAAFGLIQSKARYDSQDLMLKVAKTYREKKYPLDVMVLDWFYWTRMGQMDINPAEFPDPDGMNKQLHDMGMQSIISIWPRYETSGRYFNELDAKGYLLKDKDGKTVDGLPFRSDRTGGLIDATNPAARAWFWQKARDNILARGFDYPWLDETEPDLVPDGFFYSIGSGDRYRNLFPLLHVEGVAQNMRAWKPNKRVLILSRAAYLGSQRTGALFWSSDIHPSWEALARQIPAGLNMTASGIAYWGNDIGGWQGLPPTTTATKAPLLDPSDAREVVGQYHDYPELFTRWFQYGTFLPTLRVHGDRKGNELWSFGRAAETILADYDRLRYRLIPYLYSSAKTTYDTGAPFMRPLWMDFAGDPNVANIGTEYMFGPAFLVAPVTEQGQTQKDVYLPAGADWYDYWTNQKFSGGQWVKVAAPIERIPVFVKAGSIVPVGADIQSTATRQAIAAIHVYPGKDGEFKLYDDDGASYDYEKGKGATTTTLRWNDAAQSLSASDKALAKLMKVIGK encoded by the coding sequence ATGAAACTGCTTTCAACCCGCTCCGCGTTGACGGTGCTCGCCTTCACCTCATTCTTCACCTTCGCCGCCCATGCCGCGCCCCTCGTCACGCTCGATCGCAGCGGCGCCTGGGTATCGGTGCAGGCGTACGGTCCGAACATCGTCCACGTCTCCATCGCCGCCGACAAGGCCGAGGCGCTCAAGGCGCCCGGCTACGGCATCATCGCCGAACACGCGGACGCCAGCGCCTTCAAGCACACGGCCGGCGCCGACGGCGACACCTTCTCCTCTTCGGCGCTGACGTTGCATGTCAACGCCGCGCCGCCTCCGCGCGTGCCGAGCACCGGCGAGAAGTACTTCGCGCCGCAACTGGCGCCGGTGGGCCTGCAAGTCAAGAACGCCAAGGGCGAGACCATCCTCAGCATGAACGGCTGGGAGATGTCGCCGCAAACGGTCAACACCGAAAAGACCTACCAGGTGGGCGCCTCCTTCGCCGCGCCGGCCGACGAGCATTATTACGGCATGGGCCAGAACCAGGAATCGACCGGCGCGCTGGACCTGCGCGGCCGCACCATCGACTGCGCCCACTGGTACGACGCGCCAGCCGGCGAGACGGTCTGCGTGCCGTTCATGGTCAGCTCCAAGTCTTATGGCATCGTCTGGGACAACCCGTCGGCCACGCGCTTCGTCGCCGGCATCAACGGCCGCACGGTGTTTCAGTCCAAGGTGGGGGAGCGCGTCAGCTTCTTCGTCATCACCGGCGACAAGCCGGAGACGCTGTATTCGGGCTATGCGCGGCTCACCGGTAAAACGCCGATTCCCCCCAAGGCGGCCTTTGGCCTGATTCAGTCCAAGGCGCGGTACGACAGCCAGGACCTGATGCTGAAGGTGGCCAAGACCTACCGCGAGAAGAAGTATCCGCTCGACGTGATGGTGTTGGACTGGTTCTACTGGACCCGCATGGGCCAGATGGACATCAACCCGGCCGAGTTCCCCGACCCGGACGGCATGAACAAGCAACTGCACGACATGGGCATGCAGTCGATCATCTCGATCTGGCCGCGCTACGAGACGTCGGGCCGCTATTTCAACGAGCTCGATGCCAAGGGCTATCTGCTCAAGGACAAGGACGGCAAGACCGTCGACGGCCTGCCGTTCCGCTCCGACCGCACCGGCGGTTTGATCGACGCGACCAATCCGGCGGCGCGCGCGTGGTTCTGGCAAAAGGCGCGCGACAATATCCTCGCGCGCGGCTTCGACTACCCATGGCTGGACGAGACCGAGCCGGACCTGGTGCCGGACGGCTTCTTCTATTCGATCGGATCGGGCGACCGTTACCGCAACCTGTTCCCGCTGCTGCACGTGGAAGGTGTGGCGCAAAACATGCGCGCATGGAAGCCGAACAAGCGTGTGCTGATCCTGTCGCGCGCCGCGTATCTCGGTTCGCAGCGCACCGGCGCGCTGTTCTGGTCATCGGACATCCATCCGAGCTGGGAGGCGCTGGCGCGCCAGATCCCGGCCGGTTTGAATATGACCGCCTCCGGCATCGCCTACTGGGGCAACGACATCGGCGGCTGGCAAGGACTGCCGCCGACCACCACGGCCACCAAGGCGCCGTTGCTCGACCCGTCCGACGCGCGCGAAGTGGTCGGCCAGTATCACGACTATCCGGAGCTGTTCACGCGCTGGTTCCAGTACGGGACCTTCCTGCCGACGTTGCGCGTGCACGGCGACCGCAAAGGCAATGAATTGTGGTCGTTCGGGCGCGCCGCCGAGACCATACTGGCCGACTACGACCGTCTGCGTTATCGCCTGATCCCGTATCTGTACTCGAGCGCCAAGACCACCTACGACACCGGCGCGCCTTTCATGCGGCCGTTGTGGATGGACTTCGCCGGCGACCCGAATGTCGCCAACATCGGCACCGAATACATGTTCGGCCCCGCCTTCCTGGTGGCGCCGGTGACGGAGCAGGGACAGACGCAAAAGGATGTGTATCTGCCGGCGGGCGCCGATTGGTACGACTACTGGACCAACCAGAAATTCAGCGGCGGCCAGTGGGTCAAGGTGGCCGCGCCGATCGAGCGGATACCGGTGTTCGTCAAGGCTGGATCGATCGTGCCGGTTGGCGCGGACATCCAGTCGACGGCGACCAGGCAGGCGATCGCCGCCATCCATGTCTATCCGGGCAAGGACGGGGAGTTCAAGCTGTATGATGACGATGGCGCCAGCTACGACTACGAGAAAGGCAAGGGCGCGACCACCACCACTTTGCGCTGGAACGACGCCGCGCAGAGTTTGAGCGCCAGCGACAAGGCGTTGGCCAAGCTGATGAAGGTCATCGGCAAATAA
- a CDS encoding peptidylprolyl isomerase, with protein MSLTDFLRSCTYIVPLSALAAAASAADLPVRPSAGDLVKQSQPADWRPLDPNNTLYMELPAGRVVIELAPDFAPQSIANLKTLVNEKYFDGLAVLRSQDNYVAQWGDPDAETKPKPLGSAKAKVTAEFTVPMSNDKHFVRQMDFDGYAPQIGHSNGFPVGRDPKTKTTWLAHCYGMVGIGRDNDTDSGTGAELYAVNGHAPRHLDRNVTVIGRVVSGMALLATQPRGGEAMGFYGANEARTPIKSVRLAADVPEAERSNLEVMRSEAPIYKRVIEAQRNRGGPWNKFSPNYVELCNAPIPVRERPAL; from the coding sequence ATGTCCCTGACCGATTTTCTACGTAGTTGTACTTATATAGTCCCGCTCAGCGCGCTTGCCGCCGCGGCCTCGGCCGCCGACCTGCCGGTCCGGCCAAGCGCCGGCGATCTGGTCAAACAATCCCAACCGGCCGACTGGCGTCCGCTGGACCCGAACAACACGCTGTACATGGAACTGCCGGCCGGACGCGTAGTGATCGAACTGGCGCCCGACTTCGCGCCCCAGAGCATCGCCAACCTCAAGACCCTGGTCAACGAAAAGTACTTCGACGGCTTGGCCGTGCTGCGCTCGCAGGACAACTATGTGGCCCAGTGGGGCGATCCGGACGCCGAAACCAAACCCAAGCCGCTCGGCAGCGCCAAAGCCAAGGTGACGGCGGAGTTCACCGTCCCCATGTCCAACGATAAGCATTTTGTGCGCCAGATGGACTTTGACGGCTACGCGCCGCAAATCGGCCACTCCAACGGCTTCCCGGTCGGACGCGATCCGAAGACCAAAACCACCTGGCTCGCGCACTGCTACGGCATGGTCGGCATCGGCCGCGACAACGACACCGACAGCGGCACGGGCGCCGAGCTGTACGCGGTCAACGGCCACGCACCGCGTCACCTGGACCGCAACGTGACGGTCATCGGACGGGTCGTATCGGGCATGGCGCTGCTGGCGACGCAGCCGCGCGGCGGCGAGGCGATGGGCTTCTATGGTGCGAACGAGGCCAGAACGCCGATCAAATCGGTGCGTCTGGCGGCCGACGTGCCGGAGGCGGAGCGCAGCAACCTGGAAGTGATGCGCAGCGAGGCGCCGATCTACAAGCGGGTGATCGAGGCGCAGCGCAATCGCGGCGGGCCATGGAACAAGTTCTCGCCCAACTACGTTGAGCTGTGCAACGCGCCGATACCGGTGCGCGAGCGCCCGGCGTTATAA
- a CDS encoding poly(3-hydroxybutyrate) depolymerase: protein MVASAGEKIVQLGSYAASKRDNSISGLSSGAFMTVQLHLARSASFSGAGIIAGGPFRCAQTYRSREVVAAEDAYIENSLYICMSPLIPQTAPDPRQLADMTRDTAKAGLIDDVANLADDRLYIFTGSRDEVVYSDVVAKTRKFYEMLGVKPENIAYHDNVPAGHSIITNNPEDSALATNQPPYINNGGFMQSHDILRHIYEGLEPPAERLAGQLVRFDQTEFLGTDAQWTSMSRFGYAYIPSRVLAGAVAAPRVHIALHGCKQGYNYTDYVNGRADTANQPPYGNRYIASTGYNQIAESNDIIVLYPQAEGTDNGEIQNPDGCWDWWGYSSKDAKSLYYSRDAVQIKAIHAMLDRLCA from the coding sequence ATGGTCGCGAGCGCGGGCGAAAAAATAGTTCAACTGGGATCGTATGCGGCGTCGAAGCGGGACAATTCGATCTCCGGCCTGTCGTCGGGCGCCTTCATGACCGTGCAGTTGCACCTGGCCCGTTCGGCCAGTTTTTCGGGCGCGGGCATCATCGCCGGCGGACCGTTCCGCTGCGCCCAGACCTACCGGTCGCGCGAGGTGGTGGCGGCGGAAGACGCCTACATCGAGAACTCGCTGTACATCTGCATGAGTCCGCTCATTCCGCAAACCGCCCCGGACCCGCGACAATTGGCCGACATGACCCGGGACACGGCCAAGGCGGGCCTGATCGACGATGTGGCCAATCTGGCCGACGACCGGCTCTACATTTTCACCGGCAGCCGGGACGAGGTGGTGTATTCCGACGTGGTGGCGAAAACACGCAAGTTCTACGAAATGCTGGGCGTAAAACCGGAGAATATCGCCTACCACGACAATGTGCCGGCGGGCCATTCCATCATCACCAACAACCCGGAGGATTCGGCACTGGCGACCAACCAGCCGCCGTACATCAACAACGGCGGATTCATGCAGTCCCACGATATTCTGCGCCATATTTATGAAGGCCTGGAGCCCCCCGCCGAGCGCCTTGCCGGACAGTTGGTCCGTTTCGACCAGACGGAATTCCTGGGCACGGACGCGCAGTGGACCAGCATGAGCCGTTTCGGCTATGCCTACATCCCGTCGCGGGTCCTGGCCGGCGCCGTGGCCGCGCCGCGCGTGCATATCGCACTGCATGGCTGCAAACAGGGCTACAACTACACCGACTACGTCAACGGCCGTGCGGACACCGCCAACCAGCCGCCGTACGGCAACCGTTACATCGCCAGCACCGGCTACAACCAGATCGCCGAAAGTAACGACATCATCGTGCTCTATCCGCAAGCGGAGGGCACGGACAACGGTGAGATCCAGAATCCCGATGGCTGCTGGGATTGGTGGGGATACAGCAGCAAGGATGCCAAGTCGCTTTACTATTCGCGTGACGCGGTGCAGATCAAGGCCATTCACGCCATGCTCGACCGTTTGTGCGCTTGA
- a CDS encoding VOC family protein — MATNIFVNLPVRDLPKSVQFFTHLGYSFNQHYTDEGATCMIVAENIFVMLLTEERFKTFTPKPLSDARTSTEVLVCLQVESREQVTALVNKAIEAGGSAYKDPQDHGFMYGHGFQDLDGHLWEIIYMDSAPPTT; from the coding sequence ATGGCCACCAATATTTTTGTGAATTTGCCTGTGCGCGACTTGCCGAAATCGGTGCAGTTCTTTACCCACCTGGGCTATTCGTTCAACCAGCATTACACGGACGAGGGCGCCACTTGCATGATCGTCGCCGAGAATATCTTCGTCATGCTGCTGACCGAGGAGCGCTTCAAGACTTTCACGCCGAAGCCGCTGAGCGACGCGCGCACCTCGACCGAGGTGCTGGTGTGCCTGCAGGTCGAGTCGCGCGAGCAGGTGACGGCGCTGGTCAACAAGGCGATCGAGGCCGGCGGCAGTGCGTACAAGGACCCGCAGGATCACGGTTTCATGTACGGCCACGGCTTCCAGGACCTCGATGGCCATCTGTGGGAAATCATTTATATGGATTCGGCGCCGCCGACCACCTGA
- a CDS encoding PIN domain-containing protein — protein sequence MVSVLFDSNIVIDQTLGIDEATAELAAYDDAAISVITWMEATVKLDVPAIALFDLRLLLMRVKIIHTNDAIMRLASQLRKTSGKKLPDCIIRATALSEGRVVITRNPEDFGGAGECHIPYEMKDGKVVNVKPPLE from the coding sequence ATGGTAAGCGTACTTTTTGATAGCAATATCGTAATCGACCAGACGCTCGGCATTGACGAAGCAACTGCGGAGCTGGCCGCCTATGACGACGCCGCGATCAGCGTCATCACCTGGATGGAGGCAACCGTAAAGCTCGACGTCCCAGCTATCGCCCTCTTCGACCTACGGCTGCTGTTAATGAGAGTCAAGATCATCCATACGAATGATGCGATCATGCGGCTCGCGTCCCAGTTGCGCAAGACATCAGGCAAAAAACTGCCTGACTGCATCATACGAGCGACGGCACTGTCCGAGGGTCGCGTCGTAATCACGCGCAATCCCGAAGACTTTGGCGGCGCCGGGGAATGTCACATTCCATATGAGATGAAGGACGGCAAAGTCGTCAACGTCAAACCGCCCCTGGAGTAA
- a CDS encoding TonB-dependent receptor: MKKKTLETMVALALAAMYTPGVIAQETPATAGEAAPPAAAPAAPAQDKVETVVVTGFRSSLQKALNLKAQAIGVRDSIVAEDIGKFPEANVAESLQRVPGVILNRDESSGEGQRISIRGLPTDYSVTTLNGAPVNTTSTSTIGSAARGFNYDVFASELFGRVDFYKSPLAELTEGGLGGVVDLQTPRPFDNPKRTIRYGLTDTYNTASKHHDPNGFVLYSNTWDKLGFLIGASHSGSVNTRSGFEATGGYNSSFNGSQSPVKGNFALALDYDDPRANLSGYTRDQIDKALLPRIYRFYGSQNERTRDGLVSSLQWKTPTLNLSLDTMYSKLENTREETLFGILVRSTRTTNRTLPAGSNGNNGLIPVDVKIDPATNLLTGTFANTTYNAGAGYTKDETEFGYGALNGSWKVSDKLTLTGQASLNQSSATSATGQLSGFIYGAQSTIDYGSDHVYPSISSPTSYTDPNNWSGFAVSTGWTKETDKGKQARVVADWDYDLPGEWTGHLKAGLTFVSTTKGVNKRNGTSLATAKLNSIGPAGMRNGMTSNLPIDNLDFGAGWPHSWSTWDSNYFYSQFDPNTYNPESAFTPSQSFTAQEDVKTAFVQSDFRGKIGERELRLNAGVRFSGTDTKIDNFKQQGASLAYSPNHEQGSYSNVLPAVSGAFDLTENLMWRASWGKTITRASLSVIAAQTVIPNQFDNTATSGNPNLRPQQSKNLDTSLEWYFSPGSLLSAAYFKKELTDATVANTQLVTFGSLGLPDTALGPLFQDASGRVDPNLAMTLRSYTNAGQQTLKGYELAYQQAFSFLPAPFNGMGALASYTHIDPFNSAKWITNAGKEIEVNSVPKYAYSTTLYFENGPIAMRMSYNYKGKSLHGDNPRNLGDDLIRWRAGRGYLDANISYKISEKLEFRIDALNLSNTLAQDYFEDASGQYGSGKKTRMDYAKYDGRTIKFGIRGKL; the protein is encoded by the coding sequence ATGAAAAAGAAGACATTGGAGACGATGGTGGCATTGGCGCTGGCCGCCATGTACACCCCGGGGGTAATTGCACAGGAAACCCCGGCCACCGCCGGCGAAGCAGCTCCCCCTGCGGCCGCCCCCGCCGCCCCCGCCCAGGACAAAGTCGAAACCGTGGTCGTCACCGGTTTCCGCTCCAGCCTCCAGAAGGCGCTCAACCTCAAGGCCCAGGCCATCGGCGTGCGCGACTCCATCGTCGCCGAGGACATAGGCAAATTCCCCGAGGCGAACGTCGCCGAATCGCTACAGCGCGTGCCGGGCGTGATCCTGAACCGCGACGAGTCGTCCGGCGAAGGCCAGCGCATCTCGATCCGCGGCCTGCCGACCGACTACTCGGTCACCACCCTGAACGGCGCGCCGGTCAACACCACGTCGACATCGACCATCGGCAGCGCCGCGCGCGGCTTCAACTACGACGTGTTCGCGTCCGAGCTGTTCGGCCGCGTCGACTTCTACAAATCGCCGCTGGCCGAGCTGACCGAGGGCGGACTCGGTGGCGTGGTCGACCTGCAGACCCCGCGCCCGTTCGACAATCCGAAGCGCACCATCCGCTACGGCCTGACCGACACCTACAACACCGCCTCCAAGCACCATGATCCGAACGGCTTCGTGCTGTACTCGAACACCTGGGACAAGCTGGGCTTCCTGATCGGCGCCTCGCACTCGGGCAGCGTCAACACCCGCTCCGGCTTCGAGGCGACGGGCGGCTACAACAGCTCCTTCAACGGCAGCCAGAGTCCCGTGAAAGGCAATTTCGCACTGGCCCTGGACTATGACGATCCGCGCGCCAACCTGTCCGGCTATACCCGCGACCAGATCGACAAGGCCCTGCTGCCGCGTATCTACCGTTTCTACGGCTCGCAGAACGAGCGCACCCGCGACGGCCTGGTGTCGTCGCTGCAGTGGAAGACGCCGACCCTCAACCTCAGTCTCGACACGATGTACTCGAAGCTGGAGAACACCCGCGAGGAAACCCTGTTCGGCATCCTGGTGCGCAGCACCAGGACCACCAACCGCACCTTGCCCGCCGGTTCCAACGGCAACAACGGCCTGATTCCGGTCGACGTGAAAATCGATCCGGCCACCAATCTGTTGACCGGCACCTTCGCCAACACCACCTATAACGCCGGCGCCGGCTACACCAAGGACGAAACCGAATTCGGTTACGGCGCCTTGAACGGCAGCTGGAAGGTCAGCGACAAACTGACCCTGACCGGCCAGGCCAGTTTGAACCAGAGCAGCGCCACCAGCGCGACCGGCCAGTTGTCGGGCTTTATCTACGGCGCGCAATCGACCATCGACTACGGCAGCGACCATGTCTATCCTTCGATCTCGTCGCCGACCAGCTACACCGATCCAAACAACTGGAGCGGTTTCGCCGTCAGCACCGGCTGGACCAAGGAAACCGACAAGGGCAAGCAGGCGCGCGTGGTCGCCGACTGGGACTACGACCTGCCCGGCGAATGGACCGGCCACCTGAAAGCCGGCCTGACCTTCGTCTCGACCACCAAGGGCGTCAACAAACGTAACGGGACCTCGCTGGCGACGGCGAAGTTGAACAGCATCGGCCCGGCCGGCATGCGCAACGGCATGACCAGCAACCTGCCGATCGATAACCTGGACTTCGGCGCCGGCTGGCCGCATTCGTGGAGCACCTGGGACAGCAACTACTTCTACTCGCAGTTCGATCCGAACACCTACAATCCCGAATCGGCCTTCACGCCGTCGCAAAGCTTCACCGCGCAGGAGGATGTCAAGACCGCGTTCGTGCAGTCCGACTTCCGGGGCAAGATCGGCGAGCGCGAACTGCGCCTGAACGCCGGTGTACGCTTCTCCGGCACCGACACCAAGATCGACAACTTCAAGCAGCAGGGCGCCAGCCTGGCGTACTCGCCGAACCATGAGCAAGGCTCGTACAGCAATGTCCTGCCGGCCGTCAGCGGCGCCTTCGACCTGACCGAGAACCTGATGTGGCGCGCCTCGTGGGGCAAGACCATCACGCGCGCCTCGCTGTCGGTGATCGCCGCGCAAACCGTGATCCCCAACCAGTTTGACAACACCGCCACCTCGGGCAATCCCAACCTGCGCCCGCAGCAGTCGAAGAACCTGGACACCAGCCTGGAATGGTACTTCTCGCCGGGCAGCCTGCTGTCGGCGGCCTACTTCAAGAAGGAGCTGACCGACGCCACCGTCGCCAACACCCAGCTGGTCACCTTCGGCTCCCTCGGCCTACCCGACACCGCGCTCGGCCCCCTGTTCCAGGACGCCAGCGGACGTGTCGACCCGAACCTGGCGATGACCCTGCGCAGCTACACCAACGCCGGCCAGCAAACGCTCAAAGGCTACGAGCTGGCCTACCAGCAGGCGTTCAGCTTCCTGCCTGCGCCGTTCAACGGCATGGGCGCGCTGGCCAGCTACACGCACATCGATCCGTTCAACAGCGCCAAGTGGATCACCAACGCCGGCAAGGAGATCGAGGTCAACTCGGTGCCGAAGTACGCCTACAGCACCACGCTGTACTTCGAGAACGGTCCGATCGCGATGCGCATGTCCTATAACTACAAGGGCAAGTCGCTG
- the mutL gene encoding DNA mismatch repair endonuclease MutL, translated as MNAPDTQTLSPAAPRPIQALPDQLISQIAAGEVVERPSAVVKELLENALDAGATQITVRLEEGGVKRIAITDNGRGIPPEQMPLALARHATSKIASLNDLENVGTLGFRGEALASIASVAAVTLTSRTADAAHAWEIVGSHNGTVSPSSGALGTTIDVQDLYFNTPARRKFLKSEQTEFGHCAEVVRRIALARPDVSFSLSHNGRTIDHWNVSEMAKRSAHILGDGFAEARLPIDERGGALRLHGYAGLPTASKARADGQFFYVNGRFVRDKVLVHAVKAAYQDVLHGDRFPSYVLALELDPALVDVNVHPSKIEVRFRDSRAVHQFVFHAVQRALASTSATSHGSVPSPLPAAESLGSATWRGEQTSFGPLLGPALLDPNYSPTFSPSPFGSRNGDAGGIGGNGSGGFSAGGGFGAPRFGGNDGGVAQSTEKYGALFGGAGRIDGYRAEADMALPQASPFTVSAAAMAQEEFPLGFALAQLHGIYILAQNTKGLVLVDMHAAHERILYEQLKTALESRVAGEEMQVQPLLIPVTFYADAVEVGTAQEHQETLQALGFDIAALSPTTLAVRSVPVLLKNADAQTLARDVLRDVREFGGSRVLIERQNELLGTLACHTAVRANRILSTQEMNALLRQMETTERADQCNHGRPTWVQVEIGALDKLFLRGQ; from the coding sequence ATGAACGCGCCAGACACCCAAACCCTCTCCCCCGCAGCTCCCCGCCCGATCCAGGCCCTGCCCGACCAGCTGATTTCGCAAATCGCCGCCGGCGAGGTGGTCGAGCGGCCGTCCGCCGTCGTCAAGGAGCTGCTGGAAAACGCGCTCGACGCCGGCGCCACGCAGATCACCGTGCGGCTGGAGGAAGGCGGCGTCAAACGCATCGCCATCACCGACAATGGGCGCGGCATCCCGCCCGAGCAGATGCCGCTGGCGCTGGCCCGGCACGCGACCTCGAAGATCGCCTCCCTGAACGACCTGGAAAACGTGGGCACGCTGGGCTTCCGGGGCGAGGCTCTAGCCTCGATCGCCTCGGTGGCCGCCGTCACCCTGACTTCGCGCACCGCCGACGCCGCGCACGCGTGGGAAATCGTCGGCTCGCACAACGGCACCGTGTCGCCGTCGTCCGGCGCCCTGGGCACCACCATCGACGTGCAGGACCTGTACTTCAACACGCCCGCGCGCCGCAAGTTCCTCAAATCCGAACAGACCGAATTCGGCCACTGCGCCGAAGTCGTGCGCCGCATCGCGCTGGCGCGGCCCGACGTGTCGTTCTCGCTCAGTCACAACGGCCGCACCATCGACCACTGGAACGTCAGCGAAATGGCCAAGCGCAGCGCCCATATCCTCGGCGACGGCTTCGCCGAGGCGCGCCTGCCGATCGACGAGAGGGGCGGCGCGCTGCGCCTGCACGGCTACGCCGGCCTGCCGACCGCCTCCAAGGCGCGCGCCGACGGCCAGTTCTTCTACGTGAACGGGCGCTTCGTACGCGACAAGGTCTTGGTGCACGCGGTCAAAGCCGCCTACCAGGACGTGCTGCACGGCGACCGCTTCCCCTCGTATGTGCTGGCGCTCGAACTCGATCCGGCGCTGGTCGACGTCAACGTCCACCCGTCCAAGATCGAGGTGCGCTTCCGCGACAGCCGCGCGGTGCACCAATTCGTCTTCCACGCGGTGCAGCGCGCGCTGGCGTCGACATCGGCGACGTCGCACGGCAGCGTGCCGTCACCGCTGCCCGCCGCCGAAAGTCTGGGCAGTGCGACCTGGCGCGGCGAGCAAACCTCGTTCGGACCACTGCTGGGGCCCGCGCTTCTGGATCCGAATTATTCGCCGACGTTCTCGCCGTCGCCGTTCGGATCGCGCAACGGTGATGCCGGCGGCATCGGCGGCAACGGTTCCGGTGGTTTCAGCGCCGGCGGCGGCTTCGGCGCGCCGCGCTTCGGCGGCAACGACGGCGGCGTCGCCCAGAGCACCGAAAAGTACGGCGCGTTGTTCGGCGGCGCCGGCCGCATCGACGGCTACCGCGCCGAAGCGGATATGGCGCTGCCGCAGGCCAGCCCGTTCACCGTGTCTGCCGCCGCGATGGCGCAGGAGGAGTTCCCGCTCGGCTTCGCACTGGCGCAGCTGCACGGCATTTACATCCTGGCGCAGAACACCAAGGGCCTGGTGCTGGTCGACATGCACGCCGCGCACGAACGCATCCTGTACGAACAGTTGAAGACCGCGCTGGAAAGCCGCGTCGCCGGCGAGGAGATGCAGGTGCAGCCCCTGCTGATCCCCGTCACCTTCTACGCCGACGCGGTGGAAGTGGGCACCGCCCAGGAACACCAGGAGACTTTGCAGGCGCTGGGCTTCGACATCGCCGCGCTGTCGCCGACCACGCTGGCGGTGCGCTCGGTGCCGGTGCTGCTGAAGAATGCCGATGCCCAGACCCTGGCGCGCGACGTGCTGCGCGACGTGCGCGAATTCGGCGGCTCGCGAGTGCTGATCGAGCGCCAGAACGAACTGCTCGGCACCCTCGCCTGCCACACGGCGGTGCGCGCCAACCGCATCCTGTCGACGCAGGAAATGAACGCCCTGCTGCGCCAGATGGAGACCACCGAACGCGCCGACCAGTGCAACCACGGCCGCCCGACCTGGGTGCAGGTGGAAATCGGCGCGCTCGACAAGCTTTTCCTGCGCGGCCAATAA